In the Drosophila teissieri strain GT53w chromosome 3R, Prin_Dtei_1.1, whole genome shotgun sequence genome, AGGACTCAAACTTCATGGCGCACGACAGGACCAACGTGAGTTTGGACATATAGAGCAGCGTTTTGTCGTGGTACAGCCAGAGATAGTGATTGGGAATGCTCATCTCATGGAAGGTGACTTTCTTGGCGTTCTTGAAGAAGCAATCGGGCCGCCAGATGCTATGCAACCAGTCGACATCCAGTATGCGATACTGCTCACTCATGTTCTCAGGCAACCGCAGGCGAGGATCACGCCAGCTTTGTGCAAGGAAGATGTCCGTCACATAGGTCTGAAGAAGCATGGAAGTGCAGATAAGTATTTGATTACAAGGCCCCAAGTTCGGGGAAAAATTCTACTGACCATAGACTCCTCGTTGATGGAGTCCAGCGAGAGGACCGTGACATGGAAGTAGACTACTGTGGGCTGACCGAGCAGCTTCGGAGCCCGGTTCTTGTCGTACGTCTTGGAGGGAATGGGCAGAATGTCGGGGAGCGAAAGACTCGACTCGTAGTGGGAGACCAGCTCGGCGCTCTCCGTGTTATTTCTGCATATGGGGAACAGAACAGCCTTGTGGCGTAAATCTGATGAAACTGGGCAAACGCACTGGGACTCACCTGTAACCATGAACACAATGGCACTGCTGGATCGATTGCTCCAGCGCGTGCAAGTATATTGCCAACGCAATCAGGCACCTGAATTCTACCAATTTGCTAGCTGGGCTTTGCATTATGAACACACTACCTTCGGCTTTGATAATGTTCCACTGGGACTCATTGCTCCGCAGTCCATGTCAGTACCCAAAGTAGCTCATCTCTGGGTGCGCTTGATGGAAGTGGAGGTGAACTTGCTTGGTGGATTAGTTGGCGAGGAATTATATTTTACTCGTCGCGCTGCAAAAACCAATAAACAAACGGCAGAGTTATCGCGACGATTGTGATGTGCTGCAAAGTGtgataaattaatttctaaGGTTTCATTCGCTTTCATTGGCATTCGCCTACACTACTTTTCAAATTGACAACTGACCCCGGCCAGCGAAATGGCAAAGAGGAAATGATGTGCGTACCGACTGACAAGggcattaatttaaatgttcacTGTTATGTATTTGCGAGAAATATCTgcgaaatatgaaaaaccGTTTGACTGCGCGAATTAAGCGAACAGGGCGCCAACCGTCGATgtcaaaaatagttttatcGGGCAAGTTCCGGCATCTGCTTTCGAGAAACGTTTTCACAAACTGTTCTGGATTTGGTCTTAACTTGGTATCACAAATTTTCTAAAATACGAAAACGTTTACtagtacatttttaataaaaagacGACTACAATTCAAAATagaatattaatatattaaactTATGTGAAAATTGGATAATGAACCcttcaataaacattttactttaaatgttcaagaaatgttgcaattttaaattcaagaaaataatttaaagagAAACATTTGAAAACCGGAACTTCCCTTTGATGTAACGGGCCGCGTTGCCAACCACTTCTCCCATCTGGCAGCTCTGGCGCAGTCAGCTGTTCGCGGAACTGGCAACTCTATGAGGTCAAAATATTGATTGTTTCACTTGCCAAgagtctttttttttggcaattctAAAATGTACAAGTGGCGAAAAATCTGCACTTAAACCCCTTAAAACACGCGTAAAAGGAAACGAAAACCACCAAGATCGAAAGTAACATGGAATCCTGCGATACAATCGCAGGTGAGTGCCAAAATCGGCGAGTTGTAAATTTAATCCCGGTGCGATTTTacaagggggtggtgggtcaGGGGTCATTTTCCTTTGTGCACTGGCGCGATTTCGCTGCGGCGCATTGTGCAACTTGTGGATATTGATTAATAGCAAGAACGCCGAGATACACAAATAATGGTTTACCGacttttgaaattttccaTAGGTTAATAGACGAAAATCACTGCGTAGATAACTCTTGACAAGTGCGAAAATCACAAATCGAAACGACCATGGAATCCCCACTGTTGCCCAAGGCCAACAACAATCTAGGCATGGACAAGATGAGCTCCAGCTTGAACAGCAGCACCATGGAGGACACCACGCCCAGCGATTCGGGGGTACAACTCCTGGACTCGGAAAACAGCGATGTGATGGTGGAGTCCATTTGCTCCTATGAGGAGAACGTGAGGCCAATGCCCCTCCCTTTGGTGGATCCAAACTCCAATGTGACTGCAGCGCCGGATGAGTCTATGACCATCAGCGAGTGCTCTACGTTCGATACCACAGAGAAGATTGTATACCGTCGCAAAGTGCACAAAACTTCGTCCGCCTCAAAAACTCCCAAAAAGCGTGTGTCCTTCCATGAGGATATTTTGAAGAACACTCGTACCGACAACATTCACATTGAGCATGGCTTCATCACCTACAAGAACGGACGGAAATTGGCCTTCGCTAACTCTGCGGGCGTGGCCGGTGCTCCAGGACGATATTCCTGGTGCCCGGATCGGGAGCGTCCGGAAGGACCTAATGAACTCAGCGCCGCCGGCAGGGAAGACGATGGCGAGGAAGCTACCGGCGGCGGAGGCGCCAGGCGAAAGAGACATCTGGTCTACCGAAATGCCTGCTCGGATGTGCTGGACTACGACAACATTTTTGACACGGACGAGGCGCCCGGTCTACACTATGACACCTCAGGTGTCTTTGAGTACGGTCCAGCGACCCTAAAACAAGAGGAGCAACCCCAACTTTACAAATGCGTATGTAGCAGCTCCAACTCGAGTTTGGATTCAGACGAACAGGACAAAAACTCCAATGCGAATCGCAAGCAGTACGAACAGGCTAAGAGCAGCTCCTGTGATTGCATTGGTATGAGCAACGCTAACAACAACCTAATCGGTAAGATATATAACATTTCATTCCAATTCTTGTGATAAGTATTGATGTTTATCTCAAAAATAGGCGACAATTGCTACTATTCCGAGCCCAATATCGGAGATGCTGACAGTCCCAAAGTCAAGTCTGTATGGAATAAGGAGAAGAAGCCAAAGTCGAGCTGCTTGAAGAAAACTAGGTTACAAACTAATGTCATTCTTGAGCAGGATCTCAATGGACGGGTGAAAAAGTTTAACGTGCACGACATTAAACACAATCTGCTGGACAACAGTAGCAAGATGATATTTGGATCGCTAAAGAGTATCTTTACCATGCCATTGCCGGAGCGCGGAGTTCCCGAGGGCTCCGAGGACCTGCAGGCGGTGGTGGAGTGTGTCCCAGAGTTGGAGCAAACACCGGAGCACAAATCGCGGCCAGTGGCCGAGTCACCACCTCTTAAAGCTAAGCCATTCCTCAGCAAGAGTCTCGACGGCAGCAAGCAGGCACAACCAGTTAAGAAATTTGTGCACAACGTTGATGAGCAATTGCGGCATAAGAACGAAGACGATGGTACCAGCTCCACGGAAGCCTCGCCTATGGAGTCAAAACAGTCACTGATGTTGCACCGCCAAGAGGAATTCGATAAGGAAACAGTGCCAATTGGCAGCGCACAGGGCGAGTTCCGCAGCAagtttataattaattgtgAGAGCACTGTCTTCGAGCACACCGGAGTATCCTACGAGACGGGGGATCTGCAATCCGAACTCTCATCCGGCATTCAGCACACCAGTGTAGCCAGTCTGCTCGAGCAAAACACTCCTATCGCAGAGCCGGCAGCTAGTCAAATTAAGAAATCATTTTTGGATGCTCCCATTGCCAAGACGTTTAGTAATTTCTTTCGAAGCTTCAAAGACAGCTCAAGTGCCGTGGCAACACCAGTTGCAAAGGACGAGCAGGCAGTCACAGATAACAATTTTGGTGAGCaaatagtattattattttaaatttatattttccccAATAGCtaacacatttatttatgcttatATAGCTTCAAAAATCGCTAAGCCGCAGCAACAAGCACCGCCCGCAGGCAAGCTCCAGCGGAATTTTTCATCATCCACCATATCCGAACCTAGttccaacaccaacaccagtAGCAACCATCAAATCGCAATGAATCCGCAGCTGGGCAACGCGGAACGTCAGTCCCGACACCTTCCTTCGCCGCTCAAGAAGCGTGGACAACCCCTACAGCCGCCTCGTTACTACGACCAACAGCATTCACACCAAAGCCGGAGCCTCCATAGCCCCAGTACCTACCTGGCCCCTGGACGCGGGGGACCAGGAGGCAGTGGACGGGACTCGAAGAGCACTATTCTCAGCGAAGAGTTTGACGATATACTAACTATAACTACCACAGATACGACTAATGCGCGCTCAATGGACAGCGATTTGGTCATCGTCGACTACACAGACGTGGACTATGCTCACTTGCTAAAGCCGCCCGCTCCGGCGGCCAAAACCTCACTTATTAATCGGTTCCTTCGCAATGTCACGCAGAAGAAAATAATGGAAACTTCAATACGCAAGAACAATTTCTTCGCCGATAAATTGCGAACCGAACAGAGGCATGCAGGTTCTGATCTCTATGTAAAAGGTGCGCGGCCAAAGAACTACGAGTTAATAGATGACTTAAATGCTGAGATAGCCATGGAGATTGAGATGTGTGGCACGAATTCGCCGCGCCGGGAACTAGCCATTAGTTTGGATAACGATTTCCCAGGCAACTTGTCCAATTTCGAGCTTGGTATAGGGGAGATCTCAATCGACGTATTCAAAGGGAAATCCTTGCTCAATCTAAAACAATCAAATGAGCAGCTAATGAAGGTAGATAGTGTTTTAAAAAAGCGTAACAAAGGTCTATAAAAACTGCTAATCATTTCAGGCTTTCAAACTGTATACAGGATACAGTGTAGATGGCATCATGACACCTGTACTTGTCCTACTCACTGATAAAACTCTGTATGTGGTGAATATGGAACGCAATAATCTGTGTGTCAAGTTCGTTTTAGCGTACAAGGACTTGGATGTCATACTGGTAAATGTTAATGGATGTCTTCGCTTTGATATGCTAGTTTATATGACATATTTTTCAGATGGGACCTTTTGGCAACACAGTTTTGCTTAGCAACAGCAATCGAGATATGCAGCAGGTCCTTCTCGCAGGTGGACCGTATCCAGCCGGATCCCTGGTTGCCAACCTGGAGTTGTGCGCCCGACGCAGTGGATCCACCCTGCCTGCAGTTGGTCAACTTACTCTAGAACATTTGGCTCCACTGCAGGCCTTTGTGCGTGCCAACAGCTGTGTTGGCGTAGCGGAACATTGGATGTTCTATGCAGTGGTTAATGTGCCAGCTGGAGGGTCTATGAGAGTCGAATCGCCAAGCGAACTGCTGGGACCCTCAATGAAGGGATTCCTCATGCACCGACGACTTAGGCAGACCACCAGCGCTTCAACTTTGAACAGAATATATTGGCAACCAGGATTCTTTTTATTGAAGTTCGTAACCCtctatatttaaagaaattcaatttaatgtgTGTTTATTGCTTAGAGCTGGCGTGTTGTATATGTTCAACGATTCCACCCAAAGGCTTCCCAGCTGGGCCATGGCCCTCGCCGAGTGCCAAGGTGCCCGGCGAACTGTGAAATCAGAGCGCCCCCACTGCTTTGAGATAACGCTAAAGGGCGAACTTCTGCAAATGGCAGCGCCCGACGAGTATGTAGCCTCCGAGTGGCTGCAAGCCCTTTTACAATCTGCCAGTAGCGTAAGTAgctaattaataattaaagaccttatttttaagttatttttgtGATTAGGTTTTGGTTCAAGAAGAGCAGCACAAAACCCTTGGATGCACATTAATCGTCACGGAAAACCATTTAATAACCCTGCGTGAAGACTTTTCGGCTCCTCTTCGAAAAATATGCCAGCAGGCGGATACCAAAGCAGCCATTcaggaaaacaaagaaatcttGCTTGAGGAGGATATGCTTAGTGTTTTTGAAACCAGCAGCTTGGTAAGTGTGCTTATCGTATCAGCAAATCTAACTTCGTAATAATATTGACTTGAAATTTTAGATGGGTTCCACCATAAGTACGCCAACGCGTGGCACTCAGCATTCATATTCATCGTTAAGCTCCACGCCCACAAGGCAAGCAAGCGAGGCTGCAGCTCCAAAAGAAACTGTAGCATCGCCTGGAAAGTCGCAAAGAATGACCAGTGTTTACGGAAAGAACTCCGGCCTAGCCATACTCACTTGTGCGGACATCAAAGAGATGACTGGCATTAAGATAACTTCGCGCAGCGAGACTTGGTGGTGCATACTGGAGTTCTCATGCCAGGAGGCACCCTTGGAAAATCAGGACGATTTGGTTATATTCTTTGCCAGCAGCATGGAAATGCAACGTTTCCTGCGGTTGCTAGAGCAGCTTTGGCAGTCTAAGAATGTATGTTTCTCGTTGATTATTAAGCCTTTATTCCAAAATAACCAAATGTTACACTTTTACAGAACGATCTATTTCCAATAACCATACTAGACGACGGTGACTCTCTGGCCGACCAGTATAATCAACTCTATATGGACACAAATAGGGCCTGGGAGCCATTGCTATCAGCTGCGCTGGGTTAACGTGGCTATAGCAATATATACTCCATTTACAAAtagaaaattatatttccaTATACATAACTCAAGCGTTAAATATTCTATCCTGAATACTCAAATAGCTAATGAACAAAAagtattgatatttatatagtCTGTATGTATTATGATTTTGTAATGCCTGCCTCCGCTTGACTCATTCATTCGTTTGCGCTTAGTGTCATctcatttgaataatttttgtGATATTAAACTTAAAGTCTCTGATCTTTGGTATTCTCTTTTGTAGGATATTTAGtttctattgattttctaCATTCGTTATTTTTTAccttttataaatacattgtGTACAAATACTGCACAgataataagaaacaaaatattatacataaatatgtacgtAATCTAACTTATACTGAGTATTGAACAAGTAATCGGTAATGTTATGTTTTGGGGGTGCTCTTTTGGTCCAAGGATCATATCCATATGATATACGACAAACAATATGTggctatttataaaataaacaaaacaaaagaaacatttatAAATGTGTATTAGGAAAAGTATGTAAGGTGGAATTAATCTTATTTTGCAATGCTGTGCCTGTCCTTTTCAATTAACATAGATTAAATTCCCCTCCCAACGTCCGACTTTTCGCCCTAAGCCTATCAGCCCACTAAAAGCTCATGATAATTAATAAAACCAATAAACGCCATtacaaaacgattttttatttcatcCTAAGCTTGCTTATGATGGTCCTTGACATTTTCCATAATTGCAAGTGGTGAAAGGGTTTACAGTGGAAAGGGTTTTCTCGGCTCTAAGTCGGGTATGCTGCATGGTAGGTTCCCATACGACTGGGTGTGAGGGAGATGGAAATGGGGGTCTTGGGAGGATGCTGAATAAGGAAACAAGTTACATACAAATATCCTAACATCAACATACATtgtgtacatgtacatatgtatgtacatacatccgTATATCGAAGTATCTGCAGGTACATTCTGTACCCATGTGTGGAAGTGTATCTTAACATTTGATAGTGCCGGTGATCGAGTTTTGGGAACATTATCCGATACTCAGAAAATATCCATCGCCCACCGCTAGACAATAATTCATAATTGGAAATGTGCATAAAAATTCTAGATAAACACATGTAACAGTTGCAATTGCTCGAAAATCAAGCTAAACAAAGCATTGCATTCAAAGGTTCAAGCGcggcagaaagagagagagaggagagaACGAGCAAGTGAGTGAGAGACGAAGCAAGGAGAATGTGAGAGAACGTAAAAAACTCCAACCCTCTGTATTAAACGAGTAGAAGACAAGACTGCAACAggaaaaaacaagaatgaGAAAAGACATACAGACATGCACACACAGGCGTTTATGCAAGTGCACGTGTATGTGTGAATTAACACATAAAAACTAAGGTGCAGTCGAATCGACTTGCCAGTCTCCTTCGCCTTTATTTTTGCTTCTAAAGATCTCagtttttaaaacttatttaatattataactAGGTAACGCTTAAGTTTATctatattaaatgtatttatagcTATAAAACGAAAAATTACTGACACATGTCATTACTTATCATCTACCCAAGACTTAAAGAAagacttttaattaattaaacttatGTAAATACCTCTGTTCGGGTTGTAtacatatctatgtatatataataagtACTTATCTGTCATCAAAAATAATGATGAAGACGCATAACCAACTAGGAAATGGGTCGAAACTCTAAGGGGGAGTTATTTTACCGATCTCTAACCCCTAGCTGTGGGTCTGCAGAACATGACAGCACTTGCAATCCGAAGGCAGGAGAACAGAggcagaagcagaaacagaatcaAAAACAGAACTTGTCTTAGTTCCACGGCCTGCTTTCTTTCGCCGCTGGACTCACTTTCATTAATACAACATACagccagcagaagcagaagcagaatcGAATGCAACGAGAGCAATGCGCTCGAGAACGCTGTGCTCTCTCGGTCTCTCCTCTCCCTCCGTCTACACATGTCCGTGGGCAAACAGATCCAGATACATGCACACAAGCATATAGCCAAACATAGATACTTGAAAACACAGCGCACATACGCCGCTACAAGCTGACATATTCACATGTAAGCGTATAAGTGCACAGCCATACCACACAACCCCAAAAAGTtggaaaaccaaataaaaatacaaggCGCATTGTATGTGCGTTTTTCTTGTGGACACTCTGCGCCGATCTGTGAGTACCCTTCCTGCAAGTTAATAAGAAATTACATTAAGATTGTCTCGAAAAAGACTAGTTATTTTCTGACCCAACTAttaa is a window encoding:
- the LOC122619270 gene encoding glycine receptor subunit alpha-4 isoform X1; the encoded protein is MQSPASKLVEFRCLIALAIYLHALEQSIQQCHCVHGYRNNTESAELVSHYESSLSLPDILPIPSKTYDKNRAPKLLGQPTVVYFHVTVLSLDSINEESMTYVTDIFLAQSWRDPRLRLPENMSEQYRILDVDWLHSIWRPDCFFKNAKKVTFHEMSIPNHYLWLYHDKTLLYMSKLTLVLSCAMKFESYPHDTQICSMMIESCRWQCNGYPYPLPASSVSLVTFHSAS
- the LOC122619089 gene encoding uncharacterized protein LOC122619089, with translation MESPLLPKANNNLGMDKMSSSLNSSTMEDTTPSDSGVQLLDSENSDVMVESICSYEENVRPMPLPLVDPNSNVTAAPDESMTISECSTFDTTEKIVYRRKVHKTSSASKTPKKRVSFHEDILKNTRTDNIHIEHGFITYKNGRKLAFANSAGVAGAPGRYSWCPDRERPEGPNELSAAGREDDGEEATGGGGARRKRHLVYRNACSDVLDYDNIFDTDEAPGLHYDTSGVFEYGPATLKQEEQPQLYKCVCSSSNSSLDSDEQDKNSNANRKQYEQAKSSSCDCIGMSNANNNLIGDNCYYSEPNIGDADSPKVKSVWNKEKKPKSSCLKKTRLQTNVILEQDLNGRVKKFNVHDIKHNLLDNSSKMIFGSLKSIFTMPLPERGVPEGSEDLQAVVECVPELEQTPEHKSRPVAESPPLKAKPFLSKSLDGSKQAQPVKKFVHNVDEQLRHKNEDDGTSSTEASPMESKQSLMLHRQEEFDKETVPIGSAQGEFRSKFIINCESTVFEHTGVSYETGDLQSELSSGIQHTSVASLLEQNTPIAEPAASQIKKSFLDAPIAKTFSNFFRSFKDSSSAVATPVAKDEQAVTDNNFASKIAKPQQQAPPAGKLQRNFSSSTISEPSSNTNTSSNHQIAMNPQLGNAERQSRHLPSPLKKRGQPLQPPRYYDQQHSHQSRSLHSPSTYLAPGRGGPGGSGRDSKSTILSEEFDDILTITTTDTTNARSMDSDLVIVDYTDVDYAHLLKPPAPAAKTSLINRFLRNVTQKKIMETSIRKNNFFADKLRTEQRHAGSDLYVKGARPKNYELIDDLNAEIAMEIEMCGTNSPRRELAISLDNDFPGNLSNFELGIGEISIDVFKGKSLLNLKQSNEQLMKAFKLYTGYSVDGIMTPVLVLLTDKTLYVVNMERNNLCVKFVLAYKDLDVILMGPFGNTVLLSNSNRDMQQVLLAGGPYPAGSLVANLELCARRSGSTLPAVGQLTLEHLAPLQAFVRANSCVGVAEHWMFYAVVNVPAGGSMRVESPSELLGPSMKGFLMHRRLRQTTSASTLNRIYWQPGFFLLKAGVLYMFNDSTQRLPSWAMALAECQGARRTVKSERPHCFEITLKGELLQMAAPDEYVASEWLQALLQSASSVLVQEEQHKTLGCTLIVTENHLITLREDFSAPLRKICQQADTKAAIQENKEILLEEDMLSVFETSSLMGSTISTPTRGTQHSYSSLSSTPTRQASEAAAPKETVASPGKSQRMTSVYGKNSGLAILTCADIKEMTGIKITSRSETWWCILEFSCQEAPLENQDDLVIFFASSMEMQRFLRLLEQLWQSKNNDLFPITILDDGDSLADQYNQLYMDTNRAWEPLLSAALG